The Salegentibacter sp. Hel_I_6 region GCTTACCGTAGGTCCAAATCCTAATATGAAAAATTCACGGAAGGTTAAAGTTACTCCGGTAGAAAATGAAATGGCTTTAAGAAACCGCGACTGGATAGAAGGTAATATTCAAAAAGTACAGGAAGCAACTAACGGTAAAGTAGCTTATGTTTATGTCCCAAATACTGCGACGGCAGGGCACGAATACTTCAAGCGATACTTCTTTCCACAGGCAAACAAGCAGGCCATTATAGTAGATGAACGTTTTAATGGCGGTGGCCAGTTGGCAGACTATGTTATAGATATTCTTAAAAAACCAGAGCAGGCGCACTGGAGATTCCGTTATGGGAAGGACCTAAAATCGCCGAGTGCTTCCATACAAGGACCAAAAGTGATGATTACCGATGAAACTGCCGGTTCAGGAGGTGATTACCTGCCGTGGATGTTTAGAAAATTTGATTTGGGTACTATCGTCGGGAAAACTACCTGGGGCGGCCTGGTAGGAGTTTTGGGTTATCCTGAATTTATAGATGGAGGCTCTGTTACCGCACCAAATGTTGCTTTTTATACCGAAGAAGGTTTTAGGGTGGAAAACGAAGGAGTGGCACCCGATGTTGAGGTGGAACAATGGCCGGAAGAAGTTATAGAAGGGAGAGATCCTCAACTGGAAAAAGCCATTGAGATTGTGCTGAAACAGCTGGAGGAAAACCCGCCGAAAGAAGTGCCTTCCCCGGTATATCCTGATAAAACAGATAACTAATATTCTTTTGCGAATAATCTAAAATTTAGAAAGCGGGAATTTGGATTACCAGTTTTCTGTCTAAAAGTCTTATAAAAATGAATAAACTCACTTATTTCTTATTGCTGGCGATTACCCTGTCATCTTGTAAGAATAAAGAAAGCAAAGTATACGACCTTGTTATTCTTAATGCTCGAATTATAAATGTAGAGAATGAAAGTGTAAGCGAAGGCCAATCAATTTTTATTTCTGACGGAGAAATTGTGGCGGTTCGTAAAAGTATTGATAAAGAACAATTTGTTGCTGATCGCCTCATTGATGCTAATGGGAAATTTGTGATGCCGGGACTTTGGGATAATCACGTTCATTTTAGAGGTGGTGATACTTTGGTAGAAGAAAACAAAGATCTATTGCCACTTTTTCTAGCCTACGGAATTACCACGGTAAGAGATGCCGGTGGCGATATCACTCCGAGTGTTTTGAAATGGAAAGATCAAATTGAAAAGGGTGAGTTAGATGGTCCCAGGATTTTTAGTTCCGGTCCCAAGCTGGATGGTGACAAACCGGCCTGGCCGGGTTCTATAGAAGTTACCAGCGAAGCTGAGGTTGTTACTGCACTGGATTCGCTGGAAAGCCTTGAGGTAGATTATGTAAAGACTTATGATGGAAATCTTTCCGCAGAAAATTATTACAATATCATTGAAGAAACCGAAAAACGTGGCCTAAAAGTCACTGGGCATATGCCAATGAGTGCCGATTTTATGAAAGCCGTATCCCTGGGCCTTGATGGTGCCG contains the following coding sequences:
- a CDS encoding amidohydrolase family protein — translated: MNKLTYFLLLAITLSSCKNKESKVYDLVILNARIINVENESVSEGQSIFISDGEIVAVRKSIDKEQFVADRLIDANGKFVMPGLWDNHVHFRGGDTLVEENKDLLPLFLAYGITTVRDAGGDITPSVLKWKDQIEKGELDGPRIFSSGPKLDGDKPAWPGSIEVTSEAEVVTALDSLESLEVDYVKTYDGNLSAENYYNIIEETEKRGLKVTGHMPMSADFMKAVSLGLDGAEHMYYPLKACSPAAGSLTELDLGYGMIEPLIDSYDPELADDVFVKMGEENVYVTPTLYIGKTLAEILEVNHQQDSLLNYIGPGIQQTYQGRIEGAKRAKASGSKMREKMEEISARMIEPMQNAGVSLLAGSDCGAFNSYVYPGESLHGELNALSKAGLSNTQTIRTSIINGPEFLDLGNEYGSIASGKVADILILDKNPLENIDNLKKINTVIKSGRVYDRKSLDTMLENLR